One window of the Tachypleus tridentatus isolate NWPU-2018 chromosome 10, ASM421037v1, whole genome shotgun sequence genome contains the following:
- the Atg8a gene encoding GABA type A receptor-associated protein autophagy-related 8a has translation MKWQYKEEHPFEKRRAEGEKIRKKYPDRVPVIVEKAPKARIGDLDKKKYLVPSDLTVGQFYFLIRKRIHLRPEDALFFFVNNVIPPTSATMGSLYQEHHEEDFFLYIAYSDESVYGV, from the exons ATGAAGTGGCAGTACAAAGAAGAGCATCCTTTCGAAAAGCGAAGGGCTGAGGGagagaaaataagaaagaaatacCCAGATCGAGTTCCA gtCATTGTAGAAAAAGCTCCTAAAGCCCGCATTGGTgatttggataaaaaaaaatatcttgtgCCGTCAGACCTTACAGTTGGACAGTTTTATTTCCTTATTCGAAAACGAATTCACTTACGTCCAGAAGATGCATTGTTTTTCTTTGTCAATAATGTAATTCCTCCTACCAGTGCAACCATGGGCTCTTTATATCAG GAACACCATGAAGAAGACTTCTTCTTATATATAGCCTATAGTGATGAGAGTGTCTATGGAGTTTAG
- the tko gene encoding 30S ribosomal protein S12 technical knockout isoform X2 — protein sequence MLTLFIMALYQSMLGCTKSLFRRVGWTTRIFPFSSSLTIYSPVTLSSYGFYQPCFLFSSVNCTSGFFGKNALAFSFKPSTFLTPLLSPPRESQPSVGSIRMKTTLLRLHKNGPHIKKRKKKRPLDGRPQMKGVVLKTLIKKPKKPNSANRKCVLVRLSNGREAVAYIPGEGHNIQEHNIVLVRCGRCQDVPGVKLKVIRGKYDCAHVVKRSQV from the exons ATGTTAACATT GTTTATTATGGCACTTTATCAGTCCATGCTTGGTTGCACGAAGTCATTATTCAGACGTGTTGGTTGGACAACTA GAATTTTTCCATTTTCTTCATCTCTCACGATCTACTCTCCGGTAACCTTGTCTTCATACGGATTTTATCAGCCTTGTTTTCTTTTTAGCTCCGTAAACTGCACATCGGGTTTCTTTGGAAAAAATGCACTAGCTTTTTCGTTTAAACCTTCGACGTTCTTAACTCCACTATTGTCCCCACCAAGAGAAAGTCAGCCATCTGTTGGGTCTATACGAATGAAAACAACGCTCCTCCGTTTGCATAAAAATGGGCCACATATCAAGAAGAGGAAGAAAAAGCGCCCTCTAGATGGCAGACCACAAATGAAAGGGGTGGTTTTAAAAACACTGATAAAGAAACCGAAAAAACCAAACTCTGCGAACAGGAAGTGCGTGTTGGTCCGACTTTCTAATGGCCGAGAAGCTGTGGCTTATATACCTGGAGAAGGCCACAATATCCAGGAACACAACATCGTTCTGGTCAGGTGTGGTCGCTGCCAGGATGTTCCGGGCGTGAAGTTAAAAGTTATTCGCGGTAAATACGATTGTGCACATGTGGTAAAGCGCAGCCAGGTATAA
- the tko gene encoding 30S ribosomal protein S12 technical knockout isoform X1, producing the protein MLTLFIMALYQSMLGCTKSLFRRVGWTTSKISGIFPFSSSLTIYSPVTLSSYGFYQPCFLFSSVNCTSGFFGKNALAFSFKPSTFLTPLLSPPRESQPSVGSIRMKTTLLRLHKNGPHIKKRKKKRPLDGRPQMKGVVLKTLIKKPKKPNSANRKCVLVRLSNGREAVAYIPGEGHNIQEHNIVLVRCGRCQDVPGVKLKVIRGKYDCAHVVKRSQV; encoded by the exons ATGTTAACATT GTTTATTATGGCACTTTATCAGTCCATGCTTGGTTGCACGAAGTCATTATTCAGACGTGTTGGTTGGACAACTAGTAAGATTTCTG GAATTTTTCCATTTTCTTCATCTCTCACGATCTACTCTCCGGTAACCTTGTCTTCATACGGATTTTATCAGCCTTGTTTTCTTTTTAGCTCCGTAAACTGCACATCGGGTTTCTTTGGAAAAAATGCACTAGCTTTTTCGTTTAAACCTTCGACGTTCTTAACTCCACTATTGTCCCCACCAAGAGAAAGTCAGCCATCTGTTGGGTCTATACGAATGAAAACAACGCTCCTCCGTTTGCATAAAAATGGGCCACATATCAAGAAGAGGAAGAAAAAGCGCCCTCTAGATGGCAGACCACAAATGAAAGGGGTGGTTTTAAAAACACTGATAAAGAAACCGAAAAAACCAAACTCTGCGAACAGGAAGTGCGTGTTGGTCCGACTTTCTAATGGCCGAGAAGCTGTGGCTTATATACCTGGAGAAGGCCACAATATCCAGGAACACAACATCGTTCTGGTCAGGTGTGGTCGCTGCCAGGATGTTCCGGGCGTGAAGTTAAAAGTTATTCGCGGTAAATACGATTGTGCACATGTGGTAAAGCGCAGCCAGGTATAA
- the tko gene encoding 30S ribosomal protein S12 technical knockout isoform X3 gives MALYQSMLGCTKSLFRRVGWTTSKISGIFPFSSSLTIYSPVTLSSYGFYQPCFLFSSVNCTSGFFGKNALAFSFKPSTFLTPLLSPPRESQPSVGSIRMKTTLLRLHKNGPHIKKRKKKRPLDGRPQMKGVVLKTLIKKPKKPNSANRKCVLVRLSNGREAVAYIPGEGHNIQEHNIVLVRCGRCQDVPGVKLKVIRGKYDCAHVVKRSQV, from the exons ATGGCACTTTATCAGTCCATGCTTGGTTGCACGAAGTCATTATTCAGACGTGTTGGTTGGACAACTAGTAAGATTTCTG GAATTTTTCCATTTTCTTCATCTCTCACGATCTACTCTCCGGTAACCTTGTCTTCATACGGATTTTATCAGCCTTGTTTTCTTTTTAGCTCCGTAAACTGCACATCGGGTTTCTTTGGAAAAAATGCACTAGCTTTTTCGTTTAAACCTTCGACGTTCTTAACTCCACTATTGTCCCCACCAAGAGAAAGTCAGCCATCTGTTGGGTCTATACGAATGAAAACAACGCTCCTCCGTTTGCATAAAAATGGGCCACATATCAAGAAGAGGAAGAAAAAGCGCCCTCTAGATGGCAGACCACAAATGAAAGGGGTGGTTTTAAAAACACTGATAAAGAAACCGAAAAAACCAAACTCTGCGAACAGGAAGTGCGTGTTGGTCCGACTTTCTAATGGCCGAGAAGCTGTGGCTTATATACCTGGAGAAGGCCACAATATCCAGGAACACAACATCGTTCTGGTCAGGTGTGGTCGCTGCCAGGATGTTCCGGGCGTGAAGTTAAAAGTTATTCGCGGTAAATACGATTGTGCACATGTGGTAAAGCGCAGCCAGGTATAA
- the tko gene encoding 30S ribosomal protein S12 technical knockout isoform X4 — protein sequence MALYQSMLGCTKSLFRRVGWTTRIFPFSSSLTIYSPVTLSSYGFYQPCFLFSSVNCTSGFFGKNALAFSFKPSTFLTPLLSPPRESQPSVGSIRMKTTLLRLHKNGPHIKKRKKKRPLDGRPQMKGVVLKTLIKKPKKPNSANRKCVLVRLSNGREAVAYIPGEGHNIQEHNIVLVRCGRCQDVPGVKLKVIRGKYDCAHVVKRSQV from the exons ATGGCACTTTATCAGTCCATGCTTGGTTGCACGAAGTCATTATTCAGACGTGTTGGTTGGACAACTA GAATTTTTCCATTTTCTTCATCTCTCACGATCTACTCTCCGGTAACCTTGTCTTCATACGGATTTTATCAGCCTTGTTTTCTTTTTAGCTCCGTAAACTGCACATCGGGTTTCTTTGGAAAAAATGCACTAGCTTTTTCGTTTAAACCTTCGACGTTCTTAACTCCACTATTGTCCCCACCAAGAGAAAGTCAGCCATCTGTTGGGTCTATACGAATGAAAACAACGCTCCTCCGTTTGCATAAAAATGGGCCACATATCAAGAAGAGGAAGAAAAAGCGCCCTCTAGATGGCAGACCACAAATGAAAGGGGTGGTTTTAAAAACACTGATAAAGAAACCGAAAAAACCAAACTCTGCGAACAGGAAGTGCGTGTTGGTCCGACTTTCTAATGGCCGAGAAGCTGTGGCTTATATACCTGGAGAAGGCCACAATATCCAGGAACACAACATCGTTCTGGTCAGGTGTGGTCGCTGCCAGGATGTTCCGGGCGTGAAGTTAAAAGTTATTCGCGGTAAATACGATTGTGCACATGTGGTAAAGCGCAGCCAGGTATAA